A region of Myxococcus stipitatus DSM 14675 DNA encodes the following proteins:
- a CDS encoding terpene synthase family protein gives MPRAVSFALPFESACSPDRDAARLRNLTWARRLGLVTNEVDEQRYLSWDIADLTARWLPHASGPELDLGIDAIVVGTLIDEQFDGARALPPDQVNECCDLLLDVFRSGEEYSPSCVLAAALSDVWERERRGASHEWARRAALHWQWFIEAFPQEARWRQGAAPMSRDSYLALRRESGLVSMMVDLIEKANGFETTERARQVPSVQRLLVLAVDIIDTMNDVCSADKELARGDVHNLVLVLQAEQKLTRAAAMTEAHDCMKRWCDEYVRVAARLPMDCARLGLSSVEADAVLRLVRGIEAAIGGHPDWYRGTRRYDTRIPLGEPAYAEDLMRPLVRPG, from the coding sequence ATGCCGCGAGCCGTGAGCTTTGCCCTGCCTTTCGAGTCCGCGTGCAGCCCGGACCGAGACGCCGCTCGCCTCCGCAACCTCACCTGGGCACGTCGGCTCGGACTGGTGACCAACGAGGTCGACGAGCAGCGCTATCTCTCGTGGGACATCGCGGACCTCACCGCGCGTTGGCTCCCCCACGCCTCGGGTCCCGAACTGGACCTGGGCATCGACGCCATCGTCGTCGGTACCCTCATCGACGAACAGTTCGACGGTGCTCGCGCGCTGCCTCCCGACCAGGTCAACGAATGCTGTGACCTGCTGCTCGACGTCTTTCGCTCCGGCGAGGAGTACTCTCCCTCCTGCGTCCTGGCCGCCGCGCTTTCGGATGTGTGGGAGCGCGAGCGTCGCGGCGCCTCGCACGAATGGGCGCGGCGCGCGGCGCTCCATTGGCAATGGTTCATCGAGGCATTCCCCCAGGAGGCCCGCTGGCGACAGGGCGCCGCCCCCATGTCGCGCGACAGCTACCTCGCGCTGCGCCGCGAGTCGGGCCTCGTCTCCATGATGGTGGACCTGATCGAGAAGGCGAACGGCTTCGAGACGACCGAGAGGGCCCGTCAGGTCCCCAGCGTGCAACGACTGCTCGTTCTGGCCGTGGACATCATCGACACCATGAACGACGTCTGCTCGGCCGACAAAGAGCTCGCGCGGGGAGACGTACACAACCTCGTCCTCGTCCTGCAGGCCGAGCAGAAGCTGACCCGCGCGGCGGCGATGACGGAGGCGCACGACTGCATGAAGCGCTGGTGCGACGAGTACGTGCGCGTCGCGGCCCGGCTCCCCATGGACTGTGCCCGGCTGGGGCTCTCAAGCGTGGAGGCCGATGCCGTGCTCCGCCTCGTTCGCGGTATCGAGGCGGCCATCGGCGGGCACCCGGACTGGTACCGAGGCACCAGGCGCTACGACACGCGGATACCCCTGGGGGAGCCCGCCTATGCCGAGGACTTGATGCGTCCCCTCGTGCGGCCGGGGTGA